Genomic DNA from Limanda limanda chromosome 8, fLimLim1.1, whole genome shotgun sequence:
TGACAGTTGGGGCAGTgacatgtgagtctgtgacatgtgagGCCGTGGCATGTGACTCTGTGACATGTGAGGCCGTGGCATGTGAGGCCGTGGCATGTGAGGCCGtggcatgtgagtctgtggcatgtgagtctgtggcatgtgagtctgtggcatgtgagtctgtgacatgtgagtctgtgacatgtgaggccgtggcatgtgagtctgtggcatGTGAGGCCGtggcatgtgagtctgtggcatgtgagtctgtggcatgtgagtctgtgacatgtgagtctgtgacatgtgagtctgtgacatgtgaggccgtggcatgtgagtctgtggcatGTGAGGCCGtggcatgtgagtctgtgacatgtgagtctgtgacaGTTGGGGCAGTgacatgtgagtctgtgacaGTTGGGGCAGTGACATGTGAGGCCGtggcatgtgagtctgtggcatGTGAGGCCGtggcatgtgagtctgtggcaCGTAGATCTGTGACAGTTGGGGCAGTgacatgtgagtctgtgacatgtgactctgtgacatgtgagtctgtggcatgtgagtctgtggcatgtgagtctgtggcatGTGAGGCCGTGGCATGTGAGTCAATGACAGTTGGGGCAGTGACATGTGAGTCTGTGCcatgtgagtctgtgacatgtgagtctgtggcaCGTAGATCTGTGACATCTGAGGCCTtggcatgtgagtctgtgacatgtgagtctgtgacatgtgagtctgtgacatgtgagtctgtggcatgtgagtctgtggcatGTGAGGCCGtggcatgtgagtctgtggcatgtgagtctgtgacatgtgagtctgtggcaCGTAGACCTGTGACATCTGAGGCCGtggcatgtgagtctgtggcatGTGAGGCCGTGGCACGTAGATCTGTGACATGTGACTCTGTGACATGTGAGGCCGtggcatgtgagtctgtgacatgtgagtctgtgacatgtgagtctgtgacatgtgagGCCGTGACATGTGAGGCCGTGGCACGTAGATCTGTGACATGTGACTCTGTGACATGTGAGGCCGTGGCATGTGAGGCCGTGACATGTGAGGCCGTGGCACGTAGATCTGTGACATGTGACTCTGTGACATGTGAGGCCGtggcatgtgagtctgtggcatgtgagtctgtggcatgtgagtctgtggcatGTGAGGCTGTGACATGTGAGGctgtgacatgtgagtctgtgacatgtgagtctgtgacatgtgaggccgtggcatgtgagtctgtgacatgtgagGCCGTGGCATGTGAGGCCGTGGCATGTGAGGCCGTGGCATGTGAGGCCGtggcatgtgagtctgtggcatgtgagtctgtggcatgtgagtctgttgcatgtgagtctgtgacatgtgagtctgtggcaCGTGAGTCTGTGGCATGTGAGGCCGtggcatgtgagtctgtggcatgtgagtctgtggcatgtgagtctgtgacatgtgaggccgtggcatgtgagtctgtgacatgtgagGCCGTGGCATGTGAGGCCGtggcatgtgagtctgtggcatgtgagtctgtggcatGTGAGGCCGtggcatgtgagtctgtggcatgtgagtctgtggcatgtgagtctgtgacatgtgaggccgtgacatgtgagtctgtgacatgtgagtctgtgacatgtgagtctgtgacatgtgagtctgtggcatgtgagtctgtggcatgtgagtctgtgacatgtgagtctgtgagttgtgagtttgtgacatgtgagtctgtgagttgtgagtttgtgagttgtgagtttgtgacatgtgagtctgtgacatgtgagtctgtgagttgtgagtctgtgagttgTGAGTCTGTGGCATGTGAGGCCGtggcatgtgagtctgtgagttgTGAGTCTGTGATGTTTGGGGCGGTCACACATCTGCTGactttgtggttgtgtgttgatTGTGTAGTCGCAGGACGTCGGGCGGAGCTGCTGAGTCGTTGCGGTTCACGTGTGGACGAATAGAAGGGGGCGGAgtctgagaaaagaaaacatttaaaaacactcagTGGAAATATTAAGTAACTTCAAATGGAGTACAGTACTGCATCTACTTAGTTACTTTGAAGTGGAGACTTCATGTTAGTTTAATGCCGTGTAATCCCTGTGTACTGCTGGGCGTGTCCGTGtactgtgacatcacagctggGCGTGTCCGTGtactgtgacatcacagctggGCGTGTATATAGAGTGGATCCTGAACTCACCTGTGTCGGGACATAACGACGTCAGCAGCTTGTTTCCTTCTGCGTCCACATCGAACCTCCTCCACCCGGACCCCCTCCACCCGGACCCCCTCCACCCGGACCCCTGCTGGGTCTCTTCGACCACCACGCCTGACCCCAGCTTCTTCAGGTACACGTGTGTCTCAGCCAATCCAAACGCTCCCTCGGTGCAGCTCCACCCCGGCGCTCCGCTGCAGGCGCTGAGTTTGGTGAGGCGGGTGTGGGGGGGCAGCTGAGGGCTCCCATTGGGCCAGAGACACCAGGAGGACTGAGTGTGGACCAGTCTGCCCCCACCTGTCCACGCCCACTGGTGGGCGGGGTTAGTGACATCACACTGTTCCAGGACGATGACCTGACTTTGTGTCGTCAGACAAAACCTCCAGGGGGCGACAGTGATGAGGAAACCAGCTGTGAGgaaatcatcatcttcatcatcatcttcatcataatCTTCATCACCATTCGAagggaagatgatgatggtgaaaataaagatgatgaagatgaaaataaagatgatgaagatgatggtgaaaataaagatgatgaagatgatgatgatgaaaataaagatgatgaagatgatggtgaaaataaagatgatgaatatgaagatgatgaagatgatgatgaaaacaaagatgatgaagatgaagatgatgatgaaaataaagatgatgatgaaaataaagatgatgaagatgaagatgatgatggtgataataaagatgatgaagaagatgatgaaaataaagatgatgaagatgatgatgaaaataaagatgatgaagatgaagatgatgatgaaaataaagatgatgatgatgaaaataatgatgatgcaaaaaaagataattatgatgatgatgatctaaAGCTTCATTCTAACGGAGGAACAGAACACAAGGTTGTAAAGGTtctaacagagaaacagaacataATGTTGTAAAGGttctgacagagaaacagaacatgATGTTGTAAAGGTtctaacagagaaacagaacatgAAGTTGTAAAGGTtctaacagagaaacagaacataATGTTGTAAAGGTtctaacagagaaacagaacatgAAGTTGTAAAGGTtctaacagagaaacagaacatgAAGTTGTAAAGGTTCTAACAGAACGTGATGTTGTAAAGGTtctaacagagaaacagaacatgAAGTTGTAAAGGTtctaacagagaaacagaacatgATGTTGTAAAGGTtctaacagagaaacagaacatgAAGTTGTAAAGGTTCTAACAGAACACGAGGCTGTAAAGGTTCTAACAGAGATGCAGAACATGAAGTTGTAAAGGTtctaacagagaaacagaacatgAAGTTGTAAAGGTTCTAACAGAACACGAGGCTGTAAAGGTTCTAACAGAACATGAGGCTGTAGAGGTtctaacagagaaacagaacatgAAGTTGTAAAGGTtctaacagagaaacagaacacgAGGTTGTAGAGGTtctaacagagaaacagaacatgAAGCTGTAAAGGTTCTAACAGAACATGAGGCTGTAGAGGTtctaacagagaaacagaacatgAAGTTGTAAAGGTtctaacagagaaacagaacatgAAGTTGTAAAGGTtctaacagagaaacagaacatgAAGTTGTAAAGGTTCTAACAGAACACGAGGCTGTAAAGGTTCTAACAGAACATGAGGCTGTAGAGGTtctaacagagaaacagaacatgAAGTTGTAAAGGTtctaacagagaaacagaacacgAGGTTGTAGAGGTtctaacagagaaacagaacgCGATGTTGTAAAGGTTCTAACAGAACACGAGGTTGTAGAGGTtctaacagagaaac
This window encodes:
- the LOC133008939 gene encoding uncharacterized protein LOC133008939; its protein translation is MDVLTLVLLLSSSRVSGFLITVAPWRFCLTTQSQVIVLEQCDVTNPAHQWAWTGGGRLVHTQSSWCLWPNGSPQLPPHTRLTKLSACSGAPGWSCTEGAFGLAETHVYLKKLGSGVVVEETQQGSGWRGSGWRGSGWRRFDVDAEGNKLLTSLCPDTDSAPFYSSTREPQRLSSSARRPATTQSTHNHKVSRCVTAPNITDSQLTDSHATASHATDSQLTDSQLTDSHVTDSHVTNSQLTNSQLTDSHVTSVTDPEVGYRFIF